In Marasmius oreades isolate 03SP1 chromosome 1, whole genome shotgun sequence, one DNA window encodes the following:
- the RPS3 gene encoding 40S ribosomal protein S3 (BUSCO:EOG092647L7), with the protein MAAQISKKRKFVADGVFRAELNEFFTRELAEEGYSGCDVRVTHVRTEIIIRATHTQEVLGEKGRRIRELTSLVQKRFKFPENSLELYAEKVQYRGLSASSQCESLRYKLLSGLAVRRACYGVLRFVMESGAKGCEVVVSGKLRAARAKSMKFTDGFMIHSGQPAVDFVDFAVRHVLLKQGVLGIKVKIMKGWDPEGQVGPRKPLPDSVQILEPPVDKIVSEPSSEQREPVSVPMPIPAEEAFPQGEQTYQPPPAEYEQPAAF; encoded by the exons ATGGCAGCTCAAATTAgcaagaagagaaagttCGTAGCCGACGGTGTATTCCGGGCTGAACTCAACGAATTCTTCACTCGAGAACTCGCTGAGGAGGGCTATTCTGGCTGTGATGTCCGCGTTACGCATGTTCGCACTGAG ATCATCATCCGGGCAACCCACACCCAGGAGGTCCTTGGGGAGAAAGGTCGTCGTATTCGTGAACTCACCTCACTCGTTCAAAAACGATTCAAATTTCCCGAAAACTCTCTCGAGCTTTACGCTGAAAAAGTTCAATACCGTGGTCTCTCTGCTTCCTCTCAGTGTGAGAGTTTGAGATACAAGCTGCTTAGTGGTCTTGCCGTCCGTCG TGCGTGCTATGGTGTCCTTCGTTTCGTTATGGAGTCCGGTGCCAAGGGTTGCGAGGTTGTCGTCTCTGGCAAACTTCGCGCAGCTCGTGCCAAATCTATGAAATTCACCGACGGTTTTATGATCCACTCTGGTCAACCCGCCGTCGACTTTGTCGACTTTGCCGTGCGACACGTCTTGCTCAAGCAGGGCGTGCTCGGAATCAAAGTCAAGAT CATGAAGGGCTGGGATCCCGAAGGACAAGTCGGCCCTCGCAAGCCTCTCCCCGATTCCGTCCAAATCCTCGAGCCCCCAGTCGACAAAATCGTCTCGGAGCCTTCCTCGGAACAAAGAGAACCTGTCTCGGTACCCATGCCAATCCCGGCAGAGGAGGCATTTC